Part of the Nitrosopumilus piranensis genome is shown below.
GGCATACACCCCATCTAGCTTGTCCAAATTTATTGGATTGTGCAATTATATCAAATCAAGCTTGTTGATTTGTGAAATACACCATAACTTGGAATCTGACATTGATGAGCAAGTTTGTAAAGAATGTGAAAACATGCTTCTAAAAGGCCCTGGCAGTGTTTACTAATTTTTAATTAAAATTATTTCTATAGTTGATGTCATTCTACCAATACCTGCTGCATTCTCTGTATCTAATTTTATTTTTTCAACTTTAGAATTATCCTTTAACATTTTTTCTGTGATGATGTTTGCAACTGCTACGGCGTTTGGAATTGAATTTCCTTTTGACCTGATTATTACTTTTTTCTTATTTCCAAGAGTCGATAACACATCAACTGCAGATTGCATTACTGGGTCATTTCCAATATGTATTATGGCTTCATCAGACTTTTTGGTCTGCTCTTGACCATACGGTTCACTTGTCTCTTCCATGAGCATTATTCAACAATCAGCAATTTTGTCTTCTTTTAAGTTTTATCGACCAATGATTCATTTCTCAAAATAGTCGATTGGAATATTTTGGTAATCCCCATTTGGAAGAACTCTTCTAATTGTAATTGGTATTACTCTTTGTTCTAATTCTTCCATTGAAATATCCAATGAGATTCTTGCAGTTTTTGGAATTGGGATAAATGGTGGTGCTCCTAAAGACAACTGCAATGCTCTAGCGCCCATGATTCTTGCCTTCTCAAATCTAGTTAATGTTGGTGGTCCTATAGTGATTTTTCCTTTTTCACAAGGAATTTCAGCTGGTTCATGTTCTTCAATATTTTCAACAACTTCTCTAGTTTCAATTTCTTTGATTCTTTTTTCTAGGTCATCTTGTTCTTTTTCAGTTAATGGTTCTGCATCAACTTTTTTCTCAATTAATTTTCGATAAGTATCAAGTGCTTTGTTTAGTCCTGCATTGGTTTCAACTTCAGTTTCTGCGATTTCATCGGTTGCAGGAATTTCATCTTCGGCGACTTCTACGACTTTAGTTTTATTGGCATCAGACAAGTACCGATTTTTTCTTAAAACGTTATATAATCTAATCATTTTAAACTACGAATTGAGTACTGCATCTGTATCTAGAAAACAACTAATTTTGGAAATTAAGGGTAAGGCAAAAATTTCATGTGATCTAAAACGGCATTTGTCTCCTAGAACTGTTGGAACTATTATGAGATCTTTACCATTAGAGGGACATGCCCATCTTCTAGGAAAAAACATTGTTTACTTTGAAACTTCAGTTGATTCTGGTATTGAGCGTGCAAGATCAGAATTCAAAAAGGGTGATGTTGCATTTTTACCTTCATCGGGAAGTTTTTGTTTTTTTACCAATGATGTTGTATCTGGCAAAACAATGACTCCTATTGGAAAATTATCTGAAAATATTGATGCATTAAAGGATGTTAAATCTGGTGATGTATTGTGTATCTATGAAGAAACTGCTTGATACAAGTGATGTCCTGAGTAACCGCCAACTTTTTTCACAATTCCTTTTTCTGCTGATTCTTTTAGGAATTTGTTTGCTGCCGAAATTTTTACTCCTGTCTGTCTTGCCATATCTTGAACAGTAATTACTTTGGCATTTTGGATGATCTTCATTGCTTGTTGCTCATTAACCATTACTGTGATCTCTGCTTTCTTTGGACCTCCTTCACCCTTGTCTTTCTTACTTTTTTTAGAGTCTT
Proteins encoded:
- a CDS encoding DNA-binding protein translates to MLMEETSEPYGQEQTKKSDEAIIHIGNDPVMQSAVDVLSTLGNKKKVIIRSKGNSIPNAVAVANIITEKMLKDNSKVEKIKLDTENAAGIGRMTSTIEIILIKN
- a CDS encoding DNA-directed RNA polymerase subunit K; this translates as MSDANKTKVVEVAEDEIPATDEIAETEVETNAGLNKALDTYRKLIEKKVDAEPLTEKEQDDLEKRIKEIETREVVENIEEHEPAEIPCEKGKITIGPPTLTRFEKARIMGARALQLSLGAPPFIPIPKTARISLDISMEELEQRVIPITIRRVLPNGDYQNIPIDYFEK
- a CDS encoding cyclophilin-like fold protein, with translation MEIKGKAKISCDLKRHLSPRTVGTIMRSLPLEGHAHLLGKNIVYFETSVDSGIERARSEFKKGDVAFLPSSGSFCFFTNDVVSGKTMTPIGKLSENIDALKDVKSGDVLCIYEETA
- a CDS encoding MarR family transcriptional regulator; translation: MGGAKKPTAAKKDTSSNTKDSKKSKKDKGEGGPKKAEITVMVNEQQAMKIIQNAKVITVQDMARQTGVKISAANKFLKESAEKGIVKKVGGYSGHHLYQAVSS